The Desulfuromonadales bacterium genomic sequence GTAGACCTCGCCCTGGCCGACAATCGGCCCGAGCACCTCGACTTCGAAGCCCAGAGTTTCGCCCTTGCGCCGGAGAAACTCGGCGTTTCCCTCGCGATTGCGACCGAAAGCATAATCGTAGCCGACGACGAGATGGCGAACCCCGATTTTTTTCACCAGGACTTCCTCGACAAAACGGTCAGCAGAAAGCGTCGCTGTTTCGAGGGTGAAGGGAGCGCAAATCAGCACGTCGATGCAGGAGGCCTCGATCAGCCGTTCCTTTTCTGCGTAGGTATTGATCAGGCGCGGAGCGCGCTCCGGCGCCAGAACCTTGAGGGGGTGCGGAACAAAAGTGTAAACGACCGACACCCCGCCTATTTCCCGGGCCATGCTCACCAGACGGCGAAAAATCTCACGGTGACCGAGATGGACTCCGTCGAAGTTGCCGATGGTCACCACGGCATTCGGCAGGGGCGCGATGAGTTCGTTGAGGTCGCGAATTATTCTCATTTCATCCTGAAATTGACAGCTTATCCCGGCCGACGGGGCTGTTTCCTTTTGCCACTCTTTTTTGCACTTGGAGCTTGGACCCGGGACTTTGGACCCCTGACCCCGGGTTTTGCTTCATCATCCGCCAGGACGAAATCAATCTCCCGCCGATCGAGGTCGACCTTTGCCACCGTGACCTGCATTGCGTCGCCGATTTGAAAAATTCGGCGGCGATGCTGACCGACCAGGCGGTGCAGATCTTCTTCGAACACATAGAAGTCGTCCGCGATGCTCGATATATGCACGAGGCCCTCGACGAACAGGTCCTTGAGTTCCACGAAAAAGCCGAAGGGCTGGACACCGGAAACAAAACCGGCGAAGACTGCTCCCACCTTGTCGGCCATGAACTGGCATTTCTTCAGGCTGACGATCTCCCGCTCGGCCTCCATCGCCCGCCGCTCCCGCTGCGAGGTGTGCTCCCCCATGGCGGGCAGGACTTCCTGCAGACGAGCTTTGCGTTTTTCCGGCATTTTCCCCGCCGTGAGCACTTGCCGCAGAACCCGATGGACCACCAGGTCGGGATAGCGCCGGATCGGTGACGTAAAATGACAGTAGAGGTCCGCGGCAAGGCCGAAATGCCCCACGTTCTCCGGCGAATATTGCGCCTGTTTCATGCACCGCAGCAATACCTGATTGATCATCCGCTCGTCCGGCTTCCCCTCCAGCCCGGCAAGCAGCTCCTGCAGTTTGCGCGGGTCGACGCTCCCCTTTTCGAGGGAAATCCCGTAATTGAAGTGGCCGATGAATTCCTGGAAGGACTGCAGCTTCTCCGCCGAAGGCGGCTCGTGGACCCGATAGAGCAAGGGGGCGCCACGGCCGGCCAAAAAAGTCGCCACCGCCTCGTTGGCCGCCAGCATGAATTCCTCGATAAGCCGGTGGGCCAGATTCCGCTCGGCCCGCACGATGTTCTCCGGACGGCCCTGCAGGTCGAGAACGATCTCGGCTTCGGGCAGATCGAAATCGAGGCTGCCGCGCTGACGGCGCATCGCCGTCAAGCGTTGGGCCAGTTCGGCCATCACCAGCAGATGGGGATAAATCTCCGGATAGCGGGCGATCGGCGCCGGCTCTTCCTGCACGACCATCGCGGCGACCTCGGTATAGGTCAGGCGCGCCCGACTGCAGATCACCGAGGGGTAAAAACGGCTCTCCAACCGGTGACCCTGCCGGTCGAAGAGCATTTCGGCGGTCATGGCCAGCCGCTCGACATTCGGGTTCAGCGAGCAGATGCCGTTGCTGAGTTTTTCGGGGAGCATGGGGAGGCACTTGCCGGGGAAATAGACACTGGTGGCCCGCTCGTAGGCCTCCAGATCGACCGGACTCCCCTCCGCGACATAATGCCCGACATCGGCGATGGAGACCCAGAGGCGGATCCGCCCATCCTCCTCGCGGCGCACGGATACGGCGTCGTCGAAGTCCTTGGCGGTCTCCCCGTCGATGGTCACTGTCGGCAGCTGTCGTAAATCTTCGCGCCCCTGCCGGTCAGCCTCTTCCACCCGCTCGGGAACCGTGGCCGCGGCAGCCAGAACCTCTCCCGGGAACTCGACCGGCAGGCCGTACTTGTGGGCAATGATCAGAATCTCGACTTCCGGGTCGGCCGGGTCGCCAAGGACCTCGACAATCGTCCCCTCGGCGCTGCGGTTCCTGCCGGGGTAGGTATCGATGCGGGCGACCACCATCTGGCCAGGGCGGACCTGGCGGGCGGTGCCCCTGGGGATGAGCAGGTCGGTACCCAGGCGCGGGTCGGCCGGCACCACGTAGCCGAAACGGCGCCCGGCCTCGAAACGGCCGACCAGCGTCCGGTGCGCCCGCTCCAGCACCCGGATGATCCGCCCCTCCGGACGGCCGCTGCGCAAGCCATGTTCCACCCGCACCACCACCCGGTCGCCATTCATGACTTCGCGCATGAAACGGGCAGGGATGAAGACGTCCGCGCCCTCCCCGCGCGCCGGTGAGACGAACCCGTAGCCGTCGCGGTGCGCCGAAACAGTGCCGGTGACCAGGTTGATCTGCCGGGGCAGCGAGTAGCGATCCCCCTTGATATGCACCAGGACACCCTCATCGACCAGAGAGCGGAGCAGACGCATGGCCGCCTGGCGCTGCGGCCTGGAGAGGGAGAATTGCTCGAGGATTTCCTGCGCGGTCAGCGGGTGGCGCGCCTGCTGCTGCAGAAACTCCAGGATGTCGATCGGGGACAACTCCTTCATGGTCAACTCGCGGGCGGCGAGGGGATGACACCGCGCGCCCAGAGATGCTTGCCGAATTTCCAGTAGCCCTGCACGTTGCAGAGACGGGCATCCTTACTCGGGTCGACGGGGAGCACGTGGCCGTTGAGCAGAGGCGTGAGATACCTGGCGAGGACGGCACCGCCGCCGCCGGTGATGACCATCGCATCCATATCCCAGTCGTCGGCCCACAGCCGCTCGACCTCGTTGGCCACGGCGCCGGCGAGCTGACTGAAGACCTGTTCGGTCAGCACCTTCAGGTCGTATTCCTTGCCGCGGATCTTGATCGAACCCCGATCGACGGCATCGTAAAGCCGGTATAGTTCGACGCTGACCCCGCTCTTCTCACGCAGTTTGGTGGCGATGACGTTGAAGGCCCGGGCGATGCCCGAATCGGTTGTGCGGCTCCCCCGTTCCGAATAGCGCATCTTGTCGGAAATGGTGTAATCCGAGGTCCGGAAACCGACGTC encodes the following:
- a CDS encoding bifunctional riboflavin kinase/FAD synthetase; the encoded protein is MRIIRDLNELIAPLPNAVVTIGNFDGVHLGHREIFRRLVSMAREIGGVSVVYTFVPHPLKVLAPERAPRLINTYAEKERLIEASCIDVLICAPFTLETATLSADRFVEEVLVKKIGVRHLVVGYDYAFGRNREGNAEFLRRKGETLGFEVEVLGPIVGQGEVYSSSRIRRMLMDGEVRAVVSLLGRHFSLQGEVVHGDKRGKGLGFPTANLATEKEILPRAGVYAVKVKLADRQFDGVVNIGCNPTFCREGLSVEVHLLDFHEQIYGETLRLYFVERLRDEMRFPSPAELHQAIEADITRARQILAATRIIEYRDYLDCGMKV
- the rnr gene encoding ribonuclease R, whose translation is MKELSPIDILEFLQQQARHPLTAQEILEQFSLSRPQRQAAMRLLRSLVDEGVLVHIKGDRYSLPRQINLVTGTVSAHRDGYGFVSPARGEGADVFIPARFMREVMNGDRVVVRVEHGLRSGRPEGRIIRVLERAHRTLVGRFEAGRRFGYVVPADPRLGTDLLIPRGTARQVRPGQMVVARIDTYPGRNRSAEGTIVEVLGDPADPEVEILIIAHKYGLPVEFPGEVLAAAATVPERVEEADRQGREDLRQLPTVTIDGETAKDFDDAVSVRREEDGRIRLWVSIADVGHYVAEGSPVDLEAYERATSVYFPGKCLPMLPEKLSNGICSLNPNVERLAMTAEMLFDRQGHRLESRFYPSVICSRARLTYTEVAAMVVQEEPAPIARYPEIYPHLLVMAELAQRLTAMRRQRGSLDFDLPEAEIVLDLQGRPENIVRAERNLAHRLIEEFMLAANEAVATFLAGRGAPLLYRVHEPPSAEKLQSFQEFIGHFNYGISLEKGSVDPRKLQELLAGLEGKPDERMINQVLLRCMKQAQYSPENVGHFGLAADLYCHFTSPIRRYPDLVVHRVLRQVLTAGKMPEKRKARLQEVLPAMGEHTSQRERRAMEAEREIVSLKKCQFMADKVGAVFAGFVSGVQPFGFFVELKDLFVEGLVHISSIADDFYVFEEDLHRLVGQHRRRIFQIGDAMQVTVAKVDLDRREIDFVLADDEAKPGVRGPKSRVQAPSAKKSGKRKQPRRPG